A genomic stretch from Helianthus annuus cultivar XRQ/B chromosome 1, HanXRQr2.0-SUNRISE, whole genome shotgun sequence includes:
- the LOC110900800 gene encoding uncharacterized protein LOC110900800, whose translation MAFPLLFALEKSKRVLIHLRLKFNGGNRTICWEWSRIPFSPEKIQEKSSLENLLHAVILDGREDTWEWSHGAYSGFEVVAVKSWLRGAPVSDAPLEFVGVRGCRPNAIFLCGVRFWTVFLPGCFMAMGVWNEISTWCKIPRPFVFHVNDLVHLHEHSGVSGVKKTILHGIIIIICWRLWRARNDKVFNSKDPNVVELVAEIKSLGFLWYKYRFKGGVVDWTRWCTFDVT comes from the exons ATGGCTTTCCCTTTACTGTTTGCGCTCGAGAAGTCTAAAAGGGTCCTAATTCATCTTCGGCTGAAGTTCAATGGGGGCAACAGAACTATTTGTTGGGAGTGGTCCAGAATTCCTTTTTCTCCAGAAAAGATTCAGGAGAAGTCTTCGTTGGAGAATTTATTACATGCGGTGATTTTGGATGGTAGAGAGGACACATGGGAGTGGTCACATGGGGCTTACAGTGGGTTCGAGGTGGTGGCTGTCAAGAGTTGGTTACGTGGGGCTCCGGTTAGTGATGCTCCTTTGGAGTTTGTGGGAGTTCGTGGGTGCCGACCAAATGCAATATTTTTATGTGGCGTGCGTTTTTGGACTGTCTTCCTACCAG GTTGTTTTATGGCGATGGGGGTTTGGAACGAGATTTCTACTTGGTGCAAGATTCCTAGACCGTTCGTTTTTCATGTTAACGATTTGGTGCATTTGCATGAGCATAGTGGTGTTTCGGGTGTCAAGAAAACGATTCTCCATGgcattattataattatttgttgGAGACTTTGGAGAGCTAGGAACGACAAAGTGTTTAATAGTAAAGATCCTAATGTGGTGGAACTGGTTGCGGAGATCAAGTCCTTGGGGTTTCTATGGTACAAATATAGGTTTAAGGGTGGGGTTGTGGATTGGACTCGTTGGTGTACGTTTGATGTAACGTGA